A single window of Penaeus chinensis breed Huanghai No. 1 chromosome 9, ASM1920278v2, whole genome shotgun sequence DNA harbors:
- the LOC125028617 gene encoding fibroin heavy chain-like, whose amino-acid sequence MHKCKFKALNSKIRTRLPAFADESDANLSNVSSTSAFSEFNIVRGVSESCPCVKAKVFFIQQQKVIQEVILKGIVLLLVAAAAGQQKREAEPAGGYGHGIGHGFGLGFGIGHGHGIGHGHGIGHGHGIGHGFGIGHGHGIGFGHGHGHHGHGHGHTVVTEVVHGGYGHGHGIGFGHGIGHGFGHGHGIGFGHGHGIGFGHGHGFGHGIGLGHGFGHGYGHGIYKREAKAEPEAKADPKAEPGFSHGFGGHGFGGHGFGGHGFGGHGFGHGGHGFGHGGFGLGHGFGHGIGHGHGHTVSHEVVHVGHGHGHGHGIGHGHGFGHGIGFGHGFGHGHGYGHGHDVHIIEHGHGFGHGIGHGFGHGIGHGFGHGIGHGFGHVCMSVAYFEAFMETCSTKQCTNLNQIFLKDSSDEKILIPVKCFIDIRLRVTNNDYFYKQINGIAIGCTLSPVLANLHILKENGELQIVLLLAAAAAAQQKREAEPSGGYGHGLGHGFGVGFGLGHGHGFGHGHGIGHGHGYSVTVVHGGHGHGHGFGHGHGFGHGHGFGHGHGFGHGHGFGHGHGFGHGHGFGHGHGHSVVHHHGSGHGHGIGFGHGFGHGYGHGIYKREAKAEPEAKADPKAEPGFAHGFGGHGFGGHGFGGHGFGHGGFGLSHGFGHGFGHGIGHGYGHAVSHEVVHVGHGQGHGFGHGLGHGIGFGHGFGHGHGHGSGHGLGHGIGFGHGLGHGYGHDVHIVEHGIGHGFGHGHGLGFGHGIGHGFGGYGHH is encoded by the exons ATGCACAAGTGTAAGTTCAAAGCACTGAATAGCAAAATACGAACGAGGCTTCCTGCATTTGCTGACGAGAGTGACGCCAATTTGTCCAACGTCAGCAGT ACAAGTGCATTCTCAGAATTCAACATTGTGCGTGGCGTGAGTGAGAGCTGTCCTTGTGTGAAAGCGAAAGTTTTCTTTATTCAACAGCAGAAGGTTATACAAGAGGTTATACTGAaaggg ATCGTGCTGCTCTTGGTGGCCGCCGCTGCAGGCCAGCAGAAACGCGAGGCTGAACCTGCCGGCGGATACGGACACGGGATCGGCCATGGCTTTGGCTTAGGCTTCGGCATTGGCCACGGTCATGGCATTGGCCACGGTCACGGCATTGGCCACGGTCACGGCATTGGTCATGGATTTGGCATCGGCCACGGCCACGGAATTGGCTTTGGTCATGGGCACGGTCAtcatgggcatgggcatgggcataCAGTCGTTACTGAAGTAGTCCATGGTGGTTATGGCCATGGTCATGGAATCGGATTTGGACACGGCATTGGCCATGGCTTTGGTCATGGACATGGAATCGGCTTTGGGCATGGGCACGGCATCGGCTTTGGACATGGTCACGGCTTTGGTCACGGAATCGGACTTGGCCACGGTTTCGGACACGGCTACGGCCACGGCATCTACAAGCGCGAAGCCAAAGCCGAACCCGAAGCCAAGGCTGACCCGAAGGCAGAACCCGGCTTTTCCCATGGCTTTGGAGGCCACGGCTTCGGCGGTCATGGTTTTGGTGGCCATGGATTCGGTGGCCATGGATTCGGACATGGTGGCCATGGATTTGGACATGGTGGTTTTGGATTAGGTCATGGCTTCGGCCACGGCATCGGCCATGGCCACGGTCACACCGTCAGTCATGAAGTTGTCCATGTTGGACATGGCCACGGTCATGGTCATGGAATTGGACACGGCCACGGATTTGGCCATGGAATCGGGTTTGGTCATGGGTTCGGACATGGTCATGGGTATGGACACGGTCACGACGTGCACATAATCGAACACGGCCATGGATTCGGTCACGGGATCGGCCATGGTTTCGGTCACGGGATCGGCCATGGTTTCGGACATGGGATTGGCCATGGCTTCGGTCATG TTTGTATGTCAGTAGCTTACTTCGAAGCCTTCATGGAAACCTGCTCCACAAAGCAATGCACAAATCTGAACCAG attttcttgaaagatTCATCTGATGAGAAGATCCTTATACCGGTCAAATGTTTTATTGATATTCGTTTGCGTGTCACGAATAATGACTACTTTTATAAGCAGATTAATGGTATCGCGATTGGATGTACCCTAAGCCCGGTTCTTGCGAATTTACACAT TTTAAAGGAGAATGGGGAgcttcag ATCGTGTTGCTCCTGGCGGCCGCCGCGGCGGCGCAGCAGAAACGTGAGGCGGAACCGTCCGGAGGATACGGACACGGGCTTGGGCACGGCTTCGGTGTAGGCTTTGGCTTGGGCCATGGACATGGCTTTGGTCATGGACACGGAATTGGTCATGGCCACGGATATTCTGTAACGGTTGTGCATGGCGGTCATGGTCACGGACATGGTTTCGGACATGGCCATGGTTTCGGACATGGACATGGTTTCGGACACGGCCATGGTTTCGGACATGGTCATGGTTTCGGACACGGCCATGGTTTTGGACATGGTCATGGTTTCGGACACGGCCATGGCCATAGTGTTGTACATCATCACGGTTCTGGGCATGGGCATGGAATCGGATTTGGCCACGGTTTCGGCCACGGCTACGGCCACGGCATCTACAAGCGCGAAGCCAAAGCCGAACCCGAAGCCAAGGCCGACCCGAAGGCAGAACCCGGCTTTGCCCATGGCTTTGGAGGCCACGGCTTCGGCGGTCATGGTTTCGGTGGCCATGGATTCGGACATGGCGGTTTTGGATTAAGTCATGGCTTCGGCCACGGATTCGGTCACGGCATTGGCCATGGCTACGGTCATGCTGTCAGCCATGAAGTTGTCCATGTTGGACATGGCCAAGGTCATGGTTTTGGTCACGGTCTTGGTCATGGAATCGGCTTTGGCCACGGTTTTGGACATGGCCATGGACATGGGTCTGGTCACGGTCTTGGTCATGGAATCGGCTTTGGCCACGGTCTTGGACATGGATATGGACATGACGTACACATTGTAGAACACGGAATCGGACATGGTTTTGGCCACGGACACGGTCTTGGTTTTGGCCATGGGATTGGCCATGGGTTTGGAGGCTACGGGCACCACTAG